CGCATGGTCGGGCCGAGTTGCAGCCAAACGGTTTCGGCCATGGCCAGCATCGCGGGTGCCTGCGCCCGCAGGTACAGCGTGCGGTGAAATTCGAGGTTGCTGCGGATATAACCCACCGCATCGCGGTTCGACACGACGTCCGTGATGGCATTGTTGATCGTCTGCAGCCGTTCGATCAGGGCCATGTGGGCGCGCGGCAGCGCCCGCGAGGCAAGCTCCACCTCGATCAGCGCGCGCAGCGCCGCCAGTTCCTCGATCCGTTCGTTCGACAGTTCCGGCGTCTGGACCCGGCCAGAGGACGACATGGACAGCGCCCCCTCGGCCACCAGCCGGTTCACCGCCTCCCGCGCGGGGGTCATGGAGACGCCGAACTCCCGCCCCAGTCCACGCAGCGTCAGGGCCTGCCCAGGCGGGATCTGGCCCAGCATGATGCGGGTGCGCAGGCCGCGATAGACGCGGTCGTGGGCAGAGGCGTTTTCAGGCTTGGCACTGGGGGTCATGCCGCGCTTGTGATCACGAAACCGGGCCGGGTCAAGCCACCACGGACAGCGTCACGCCCGTGTTTTTCTTGCGCGGCGTGCAACCCAAGGCAGGGTTCGCGCGTGTAACTCACAAGACGGCGCGTATTGTCGCGCCTCTCCTTGCCGAAGATCCCGGCCCCTCGTCCCGGGTCCTGTGACCGACGGCACCCGGCTTGGATCGAAGGCGGGCTTTGTCCCCCCGTCTTCCCCTTGCCAGGGGCCGTGCCCGAAATCCCCCGGGCACGGCCCTACCCCTGCCACCTCGTCAGTCGAAACGATAGCGATGCAGTTCCGCGCCATGGTCCCGCAGCCAGCGCCGTGGGGCCTTCCAGTCGCCGTACAGGTTTGTGACCTCCGCCCAGAATTCAGGCGAATGGTTCATGTGCCGCAGATGCGCGACTTCATGCGCCGCGACGTAGTCAAGCACCTGCGGATGCCCAAGGATCAGCCGCCAAGAGTACATCAACCCGCCGTCATGGGTGCAGGATCCCCAGCGCGAGCGCGTGTCGCGCAGCGTCAGGCGGCTGTAGGGTCGCCCCAGAGCCTCTGCGTAACGATCCGAGGCTTCCGACAGGCGGTCACGCGCGCGGGTGCGCAGCCAGCCCTTCAGCCGCGCGGCCATGCGGTCGGGCTCTCCGGGAACCAGCAGCAGCCCCCCGGCCTGAACAACAGAGCGCCCGGATGTCGGCCGGATCTCGTGCAGGACACCTTCGACCGGCAGGCGGGCGCCGGGGCCGACGACCACCACCGCCTGGCGTTTCGAAAGATGCCCGCGCAGCCACTCTTCCTTGTCGCGCAGAAAGCGCAGCCCCTCCTTTTCAGAGACGGCATTCGGCAGGGTCAGCGTGACCCGTCCGTCCAGTTGCGAAACCCGCAACGACAGCCTGCGCGCCCGCGCAGAGCGGCGCAGCGTCACACTGATCTCCGGATTTCCGCCGAGCCGTATCTGCCCCATGTGCCGCCTGCCCTCACATGGCCCGCAAAGCCTTTGACAACCCCTTCGTCCTATGGCAAGGCCCCCGGATTGTCGACAGCACCATGAGTTGAAGGGGATCACCCATGCCCAAGGAAGAATGGGGCACGAAGCGCGTCTGCCCGACCACCGGGAAGCGCTTTTACGACCTGAACCGCAATCCGATCGTCAGCCCCTACACCGGCGAGGTCGTCAACCTGGAAACCGGCAAGCGCAGCATGATCGCGGCGGATGCCGCAGACGCCGCGTCCAAGGCGAAGGCCAAGAAGGACGAGGACGAGGACGATCTGCTGGACGATGACGACGTCGACGTCGATCTGGACGACGATGATGTGCTCGAGGACGAGGATGACGACAACGTCTCTCTCGACGAGATCACGGACGTGTCCAACGAAGACGACGACTCCTGAACTTTTTGCCGCCGGGCGGGATTTTTCCGCTTGAACCCGCCCGCGGCATTGCGTAATTCCCGCGCACAGCGTCGGAAACGGCGCAGGTAAGGGGCCTTAGCTCAGCTGGGAGAGCGCTTGCATGGCATGCAAGAGGTCAGGGGTTCGATCCCCCTAGGCTCCACCAAACCTTTCTGAAAAGAATCAGATAGTTCTGCCTTTCTCGTCAGAGGATTTGCCTCTGCAGCGTAGATCGGTGCTGTTTTCCCTGTGAAAATTTATGCTGCCTTGATCCGCGCTTTCGGCGCGTTGATCGCCTCGCAGCCTTTCCCCTGTCAAATTCGAGGATGGCCCATGAGCGACCATTTCTTCGTCGTGACGGGCGGTCCCGGTGCGGGCAAGACCAGCCTGATCACCGAGCTCTCCCGCCGCGGCTTTCATACGATCCCCGAATCCGGCCGCGCGGTCATTCGCGAGGAGATGCAGAGCGGCGGAAACGCCCTCCCTTGGGCCGATCGCCTTGCCTATGCAGAACGGATGCTGGAGCAGGACCTCCGCGCCTACAGCGCCGCACAGGCACTCTCAGGCCCCGTGGTTTTCGACCGAGGCATTCCCGACATTATGGGCTACCTGACCCTCTGCGGCCTCCCCGTGCCGCCCCACATCGCTGCAGCGGCCAAGGCAGCGAGGCACAACGCCCGCGTATTTCTGGCGCCATATTGGGATGAGATCTTCACGCAGGACACCGAACGCAAGCAGAGCCGCGCCGAGGCCGAAGCAACCTGTGCCGTCATGCGCGAGACCTACACTGCGTTCGGATACGACATCGTAGAGCTGCCGCACGTCGACATTGAAAGGCGTGCCGACTTCGTCTGCACGCAACTCGCTATTTGACCGTCATCTCTAGATGCCGTGGCGAAACTGCTGAAACAGGTAAACCAAATGGTCCCTCCGACCTCCCGCTGCCTGACACTCACGGCCCATTCCGGACCTTCGCCTCCGCTCTCAATGCTGCAGCGCGGCCCGCCGAACCGGTCGTTCGCCACACTCGCGAGATAGAGACGGCCGCGAACTCACACTATGCGGACTTTGCGGCCATTTACCAAGGCGTTTGGCCGCCCGGTTCCAAGAAGCGGCCACTGACCTCAGCTTCCAGGGCGTATTCGGCCGGCAACCTTGCGCCTTCTTCCGGTGTCATCTCGCCGTAGCCCCCCGTAAGATCGGTCTTGACGAAGCCCGGGCTGACCGAGTTCACCTTGATACCTTCGGCCTGCAGCTCCTCATGCAGCTGGATCGTCAGCATGTTCAACGCCGCCTTCGACGCGTTGTAGCCGATGAAGCGCTGAGAGTAGTAGGGCGCCTCGGGGTCCGCGTTTTCCGCAAGTGAGCCCATCGAGCTCGAGAGGTTCACGATTGTCGCCCCGGGCGCGGCACGCAGCAGAGGCAGCATGGCCTGCGTCACCGCGAGCGTCCCGATGAAGTTGACCTCCATGACCCGGCGCACGGCCTCCACCGAGGCCTTGCCGGGCGCCGCGTCGCCCAAATCGAAGATGCCGGCATTGTTGACGAGGATGTCCAGGCGGCCGAAGCGGGACTCTATCGTGGCCGCCGCGGCTGAGATGGTCTCGGCGGAGTCGAGATCGAGATGAAGGCTTTCGGCGGCAACCCCTTCATCGGTCAGCAGGGCTTCGGCGGCGTCGCCCCGCGCTCTGTCGCGGCTGCCGATCAGGACGTGAACGCCGGCCCCGGCGAGCTTGCGGGCAATTTCGAAACCGATCCCCTTGTTGGCGCCGGTCACGAGGGCAATGCGTGTCTGTGTCATAAGTCTTTCCTTCTTTTACGATTATCCAGGTTATATGAAGGATAATTCAGATATTGGATTCGCATATGCCGCCGCAGCCGCCTAAGGCCCTGAAGCCCCGGAAAACACCGTCTCAGTCGCGATCCCGCGTCACCGTGGATGCGATCTTCGAGGCGACGATTCAGGTTTTACTGTCACAGGGGATGACCGGATTGACGACCACAGACGTGGCCGAACGGGCCGGTGTTTCGGTCGGCACGATGTACCAGTACTTCCCCAACAAGCAGGCGCTCGTCTACGCGCTGAACGAACGCTTCCTGACGACGCTGGCCGAGCAGGTGGAGGCCACCTGCGCCCGCATGCAGGGGCGTCCGGTTGAAGAGGCGGCCGAGGCGCTGATCGACACCTACTGGGCCGCCAAGACTGAGCGTCCCGAGTTGACACGAGCGCTCTATCGCTCGGTTGCGGAATTGGAGACTGACGCGCTCCTCCATGCTTTCGCCGCGCGCGTAGACAAGGCGACCATGGAAATTTTCTGTCAGACCTCTAACTTCCGGTCGCCGGATGCAGGTGAGGTGAACCTGCTTCTGACCACCGTTATCTACGGCTCCGTCCGCAATGCTTTCGAACGCGGGCTTGGACAGGAAGAAATCTCGGGGCTGAAGTCCGGGCTCAAAGCTATGTGCCGCGCCTATCTGGTAGCCGTTGGAAAATGAACGGCCGCCAGCGATGGGCTCGAAGCTGACCTGCGGCGGTGCAGCGGGTCGTGCGCCTGGCCAGCAGCGGCGGCCGTCGCTCCCGGCCCTCTCCGGACAGTCGCGAGATTTCTCATCGCTGCGATGCAGCTTCTCCAGACCTGCCCTTCATGGCACCGTGCAGCATAGCCCAGGGTCCCAAGGTCAACAGTGCGGACGCAGCGGACTTTGATACCCTTGGCCTGCAGGTCAGAATGTAACGACGATCTTCCCTGGCAGCTTTTCTCTGGCAAAGGCCACAACGGCATCGACCGCCTGATCGAACGGGAAAACCTTGCCTATTTCCACGGTCAGCTCGCCCTTGCTCGCGGCCTCAGCGACATCCGGCATGCCTCCATACACGCCGTCCATATCCAGCATGAAATGATATTCCACGTCGTCGCGCCCAAGATCAGCTGCGGTTGCAGCCGGGTGCATGATCGAGAGGAGCTTGCCCCCAGTTCTGAGGCTTGCGGCCGCGTGCCAGATTCGGTCCTCGAAAAGTGCCATGTTGAAGACGACATCCACATCCTTGGGATAGTCGGCAGGATCATGACCAACCGTGGCAACAGCCCCCAGACGCAGCAACATCTCCGCCTTTTCAGGTGATCCTGCGGTTGCGGTCACGCGGATGCCCTGGCTTGCCAGCAACGATACCAACGAAGTGCCGGACCCACCGGTCGCCCCGATGATCAAGGCGGACGTTCCGGCGTCCATCTGAGCGATCTTCATGAGAGCGCGGGCGGTCATCCCCGAAATCGCCAGGGCTGCTGCCGTTTCGACCGGAACCGTATCGGGTCGGTGTGCTAGAAGGGGAGTGTCGGCCTCGAAGACCGCATATTCCGCCAAGGAGCCGGTGCTGACAGAGGGTTTGGTGGGGGAGGTCGCCGCCCGCAGATCTCGCGGAAGCGCCTGACCGAAGACTTCGTCTCCAACCTCATAGCCACTTACGGCCTCACCAACCTGGGTGACAGTGCCTGCGAAATCGTTTCCCAGGACATAAGGAAAACTCACCGGAAGCATGGCCTTGTATCCGCCTGTGACGACGCGCAGGTCGTTAGGGTTGACTGTCGCCGCCTGGATCCGCACCTGAATCTGCCCGCGACCTGGCGTAGGGATAGCGCTTTCGATTATCACCAGCTCTTCCGGGCGGCCGTAGCCCATCGCAGCCAGTGCTTTCATTGTCGTGTTGGTCATCTTGAGGTCCTTCTCTTAGATTGACCTGCAGTAGATATACAACGTATATCTACTGCAAGAACGCACCTTGGATAGCCTAGATATGACCGATGATACCGACCTCGCAGCCCGCGCTAGCCTTGCGCTCGCGGATGTGCCGCTCATCAGGACAGTGCTGGACAAGATTGCAGACAAATGGACAATCTTGATCTTGATCGTCTTGTGCCCGGAACCCGTGCGCTTCAACGAGCTCAAGCGACGCCTTGACGGCATCACGCACAAGTCACTTTCAGATGCGTTAAAACGGCTGGAGCGCGACGGTTTCATCAGTCGCAAAGTGCTGCCGACGGTGCCTCCGGGCGTCGAATATGCGATTACGCCTCTTGGGTATTCGCTCCGGCAACCTTTCGAAGAGTTATGCCTCTGGGCCACTGAGCATCAACGCGAATTCGGCGGTTCCTGAATGCCTGCAAAAGGCTCAAGCCGACATGCGACGGGGCGGCGAGCACCTCGCCTTGGCGTGCCAGGAATGCCGTCGCTCCCGGCCCAGAGCCGACCCTAGCCAGGATCACCGTTGCCGCAGCGCGGCTTCCCCATACCGGACCTCCATGGCACCGCGCAGCATCGTCCAGGACCCCGAGGTCAGCTGTGCGGGACGGAGCGGACTTCCATGTGTCCGCTCCTAACCACTATCTCGCCCAAACGTAGCTGTTTTCGCTCACGACGACATGTCGAGGGATGTTCTGGACGCGATGGCATACACGTCGGCTCGACGCTCGACGATGGCGAGTTTACCGGCTTCCGCGAGAATCGTTTGGAAATCCTCCGAGGACTGGTGCCTGTCCAGCGCTATCTGATCTCGCCAACCTTCGATCAGGCGGAAAGTGCCGGGCGCGCCGACCTCTTCTGCAACATTTAGGAAGGTGCAGCCTTCCCGTGATCTTGCGGCCTTAGCCATGCGGGTGGCGACGTCTCGAAATTCACCCTGGTCGTGGGCTTCGATGCGATAAGTCGCGTAGATGATGATGGTGGGTGCGTCGTCTGGCATATTCAATTTCCTATTGATGAAGAATAACGTCGGGTCTGACGTCTTCATCCTCGCCATATAGACTGTGGCTGACCTTTATGGCAGTACATACCAAAAGGTAAGCTTGGGATATTTCATGGAGCAGTCGGATACGCCGTGTGGACTGGACGTTTCCTTGGAGATCATGGGGGGGAAATGGAAGCCGTTGATCCTGTATCATGTTCAGGATGGCCCAACGCGGTTCTCCGAAGTTCGGAGGTTGATCGGTGGCATCAGCGAGAAGGTCTTGGCACAGCAGCTTCGTGACCTCGTAGCAGTGGGCGTGCTCGAGCGACGCGACCATCATCGCGTGCCGCCGGTGGTCGACTATTCGCTCACCCCCTTCGGCAGGACACTCGTGGAAGCGCTGATCCCTCTATGCGAGTGGGGCAATAGGAACCGTGCGCATGTAGCCAAGCTTTCTCAAAACGCATCCAAAATGAAGATCGAATAACAGTCAATTTCAGAAAGGTGCCGTAGGCTGCGAAGTAGAAGCCGGACGGTATGGGCTCGAAGCCGACCTCCGCTGCGCCGCAGGGCGAGGCGCCTGGTCGCTCCTGGGGAGCCGTCGCTCGCGGCCCATTGCCGACCTTGGGACTTGGTTACCACGCCGCGGCGCAGCTTGACCGAAGCGGCCATTCATGCCCCGACGCAGAACAATCCCGAGACGAATGTCGCGGATGCGGACGGACCGGGCCATGCGCTATGTGCAGCCTACTTCATAGTGCGCTAGGTAATCCAGCATGAGGCATTTCTTTGTGCCGAAGGCAGATCAGATCTTATACCATTACACAACACCCGAAGGCGCGGCGGCTATCCTTCGGAGTAGAGCTCTACGGCTGTCGGAATTTTCCATGATGAACGATAAGTCGGAATACCTTTATTCCAGATCGAAATTTGTGGAGGCTTGCCAGAACCGCGAAGTCTGGGTCGAGGAAGTGCCTCGCTGGATGGCAAACATCAAGCTCAACACTCACGAGCCGTCAACGGTAATGATGATTGGGTGTTTGACGGAAGATCACGACGATGTCGGTCTTTGGGAACGCTATGCCAATTCTGGAAAAGGGTGCGTTCTCGGTTTCGACGCAAATTGGCTCGCTGAACGTGCCGGTGTTGCGATCAGGAGGGTGTCTTACGATGCAGATTATCTTCGGGATTTTGTCAACGCCGGCCTTGCGATGCTACAATCTCATTATGAAGAAAACCCGGAAGATCGCGAAGAGCTCACACAACTTGCGACGATGTTTGTACTCGATTTATATGCTGTTAAGGACCCACGTTTTTGCTCTGAGCGAGAAGTGCGCATTTCCCGCCTCACGCTGACCGACGACACGGCGGAGTTTGGTCTGGTCAATCCCGGCGGGCAACGTATCGATGGCCAAGAAGTTCCTGCGCTGCGCATTCGGCAAAGGCGAGGTGCATATGGTTCCACGCGCTTTGTTGAGCTACCCCTATGGGATGAAGATGGGAAACCTGTGATCAGGTCGTTGGGATTTGGGCCGAACATCGACGTCGAAACCGAGGCGTCGGTAAAGGATGCGGCGAGCAAATATCCTGAGATTACGCTGTGGAAATCCGACCTACCTTTGCGTTGATTGACCACGATTGTCCCGGCCGCATACAGCACAGCTTGGAAAGGTCCGCTCGGACTCGAACTGGTCATGCGGCGCTGCGGCGGGGCGCACACAGATCCCCCAGGTGCGCCGGTAATCCCGGCCCTTAGCTGCCGTTCGCCGGTCGGGTGCATCGCTACAGCACGGCTTCACCGAACCGGACGTTCGTGCAGCGCGCAGCATCTCCATCGCCCTAATGACCGATGTGCGGACAGCGCCGCCATCCGCTGCGTGGAGCATGGGGTCCGCTTCCTGCGCAATCGGGTCCTTCATCGGCGGCGCGCAAGTTCGGACGGCAGGAAGAGCGGAAGTCATCCCCGCGACTGCCTTAAAGATCTGAAAAGACCTTTCACACCTTGTCATTCGTCACTCTTCCTGCCTGCTTAGTGGTCGCAACTGTAGCACCGCGGGACTAAACTGCCGTCCCTCGCCGAAAATGCCTTGGCAGACGGTGCGTCATACGCAGCCCATCTCGCATGTTCATCCCGAGCAGTGTGAGGTTAGCCGCTCCGGCCAAGAGTTCGATCGTTTGCACTGCGTAGAATGCGGAATCGAGATCGCCCATTCTTGCTTTCATGGACCGGAACAACGCTGCGGGGATCAGGATCAATACGCCGTTCGCTGCGATAATCGGCATCCGCCGCAGCTTGCGCCCGACGATCCCGCCCTTGCGACCACCGGACCGGATCACGCCCGTCGCGGCGGTGGCTGCAAGGGACGGGACGAGCAACAGAAACCCCCAGGGAATTGCTGTCTTCACAGCGGCGATCTGCGCTGCGTTGCCAAGGAGCTCTGTGATGACGGTCGATATCCAGAAGCTCGCGATCAGCAGGGTCGCAATGCCTCCCGCGATGGGATGGATGAGTTTTGACATGGTGCAACTCCGTAATGCGCCCGGCCCATCCGAATCGCGGGCCCTACAGTAGCATAGCATGCTATTTATAATTGCATAGCGTGCTATTGTGTCCTACCAATCCATCATGCCCTTCTCACCAGACACCTCAGCCGGCTACCTGATCAACGACCTCGCTCGCCGGTTCGCGGCCGCGCTACAGGCACAGATCAAGCCCATGGGCCTCTCGACCGGAGTCTTTCCGATCATGGTCCAACTCTGGGAGAAAGACGGGCTGACCCAAGCCGAGCTGGTCCGCCTGGTCGGGATCGAGCAGGCGACGATGGCGAACACCCTTGCGCGCATGCAACGTGATGGTCTTATCGAAAGACGGCGCAGCGATGCCGATGGCAGGGTTCAGGAGAACCGGTTGACTGAAAAGGGCAAGGGCTTGCATGTACCCGCCATTGAAGCGGCGTTGGCGGTGAACAAATCGGCTCTTTCAGGGTTGTCGCCAGAAGAGCGTGATCAGTTTCTTGGCCTCTTATCTAAGGCAATCCAGACGTTCGATAGTGAGGAACAGTTACAACGTAGCCCCAGGGTACAGCTGCCGACCGACTAGCGGGAGACTGGGCTCGAAGCGGTCCTCCGCCGCGCCGTGCCCGAGCGGCGGCACTGCGGACGAAGCGGCCTTTCGTCCCATGCGCAGGGGTGCATGTCGAGCATTCAGGCGACGGCACTTGCGGCGCGTATGTCCTTTCCAGGAGGTGCGTCGAAAAGACGGCCGTATTCCCGAGTGAACTGGGTCACGCTGGCATAGCCGACTGTGTGGGCTGCCTGCGCGATCTTCGCGCCCTCTGCCAGCATGAGCCGCCGCGCTTCGATCAGGCGAAGCTGTTTTTGAAACTGGAGCGGCGACAGGGTCGTAATGGCGCGGAAGTGCTTGTGAAACGCGGGTTCACTCATTGCGGCGGCCTCTGCGAGTTCCTCGACCCGGATCGGACGGGCGTACTCCCGCCGCAGGATATCGACCGCGCGCGCGATCCGTCCCGCGTGGCTGTCCGGCACCCCGAGCGCAGCGATGGCCGGGCCGTGAACCCCCATGAGAAGCCAGTAGTGCAGCTCGCGCAGCAGGCCGTCGGCAAGCACTGGCAGGGCCTCGGGCCGGTCCAGCAGACGCGCAAGGCGAAGGGAGGCATCGATGACCTCTGCGTCGATCGGCTCCACCCTCACGGGCGGAGCTTCACCCGACCGCACGGAGACAGCCGGATGCAACGCACGCAGGATCGCGGGGTCGAGTTCGAGGACGAGCGCATAGTAGGGTGCCGCGATACTGGCGCGGGTAATCCGGCTGACCGTCGGGATATCCGCCGCGACGACCATTGCCTCCCCCGGCGCGTATTCGAAGCTCGCGCCCAGCGTGGTCACGCGCTTCCTCCCCTGCAGCAGCATGGCGATCACGGGCTTCTGGACGGCAACCATCAGCTCTCCCGGGAGCAGGGCACGCACTACGGTGAGGCCCCGGGCAGGAGTCGGCGCCGAACCGTCGGGCCCGGCATTGGCGTCGGCGAACCGGCGGCAATGGACGAGCAACTGAGCAAGGGGGGAACTGCTTTGGGCAATGGTCATGCGGTATTCTATGGCCGGAATCGGCCTGTCTGGGAAGGGGTGAATGGGAACAGGCAAGAGGCGGCGAGGTTCAGGCAACCACGAGCGCCGGCACTCTTCTATTTCAGGGTGACACCATGACACCCTGAAAGGACAGTCTCATGAGCAAGATCGCTCTCGTCACCGGCGCCAATCGCGGCCTCGGTCGCAACACAGCTCTCGCCATCGCCGAAAGAGGCGGCGACGTCATCGTCACTTACCGCTCGAACGCCCAACAAGCAGAGGAGGTCGTGACCCTTATCCGCGAGATGGGCCGCCGGGCAGTGGCGCTGCCCCTCGACGTTGCCGACACATCAAGCTTTCCGGCCTTCGCCGAGAGCCTGCGCACGGAGCTCCGCAACGTCTGGGGCCGCGACAGCTTTGATCACCTCGTCAACAATGCCGGGCATGGCGAGTTCGCCCTGATCGAGGAGACCTCCGAAGCGCAGTTCGATGGCCTGTTCGCGGTCCATGTGAAGGGCGTCTTCTTCCTCGCCCAGGCGCTTCTGCCGTTTCTGGCCGACGGCGGGCGGATCGTGAACTTCTCGTCCGGCCTGACGCGGGTCTCCTTCCCCGGCTTCGCGGCCTATTCGGCGGCCAAGGCGGCGGTCGAGATGCTCACGGTTTACATGGCGCGGGAATTCGGTGCGCGGGGCATCGCGGTGAACACAGTTGCACCGGGCGCCATCGAAACGGATTTCGGCGGCGGACTGGTTCGCGACAACGCCGAGGTGAACGCTCAGTTCGCGGGGATGACGGCGCTCGGCCGGGTCGGGCTGCCGGACGACATCGGTCCGATGATCGCCAGCCTTCTGCGCGACGATAACCGCTGGGTGACCGCACAGCGCATCGAGGTCTCGGGTGGTCAGACGATCTGATCAAATAACGTGACATGCGACGCGCCAGCTCTCTCGGCGCGTCGCCTTACTGGTCGATCCAGGACGCAGGACCGGAGTGAGACGGGCTGCGTTCTGTCTAGTTCGGCTCACAGCACACTCGCGGTGGCGTGGCGGAGCGTCCAGCGGTTCTAAGGGCTTCCCGTCGCTCCCGCCCTTGGCAGACCTTCGAGCCCAGCGCGGGCCACGTCTGCCCCTAACCCTTCCGCGACCTTCAGCCACCTGACCTGCGTGCGATCATAAGCCCGGTTCGCGTGCTACGCAGAAGTAACCCGCGCCAACGCAGATGCAGGGCCATCCAGCGCGTCGCTGGCCATCCGCCACGCCGCCTTTTCAAGTCCGAGCGTGTCGCGCAGCCAGGCGAGCGTCATGCGCTTGGTGGCTTCGAGGACGTCCGGCACCTCGGCCTCGGTTTCTTTCGCGTCGAGCGAGGCAATGCCGCCCAACCCGTGTCCGACACCATGCATCGTCAACAGCGCCTCGGCACCGGGGCCATCGTGGAAGGAATCGGCGAACCAGTCGGGCCCGCGGGTGGTGAAATGCGGTTGATCGGCATCGCCGCAGACCACGAGGGTCCGTGTTGTCAGGGTCGAGAAATCGACCTCGAAGAAGGGGAAACGCTCTGCGCTGTCCGGGGTCAATTCGCTGCCGCCACGGCCGGGCGCGGTCAACAGGATGCCCGCAGAGATACGCGGATCGCGGAAGTCCTCTCCTTTCAAGTTGGTGCCAAGCAACAGGCTGGTCGTGTGGCCGCCAAGCGAATGGCCCACGGCCGCGACCCGAGCCAAATCCAGGCGCCCCGAGATTGCCGGTGCCTGCTGCATGATCTCGTGAAGACGGTCGAG
This region of Ponticoccus alexandrii genomic DNA includes:
- a CDS encoding alpha/beta hydrolase family protein: MNKLIDLSRHIPAPDAAPTVAYTPLSLTMEGRQPLELRITAPVQGTDIPIVLLSHGHGPSNYIASKDGYAHLAQFWAERGFAVIQPTHASSHLAGLPSDAEGAPFFWRERVTEMKTILDRLHEIMQQAPAISGRLDLARVAAVGHSLGGHTTSLLLGTNLKGEDFRDPRISAGILLTAPGRGGSELTPDSAERFPFFEVDFSTLTTRTLVVCGDADQPHFTTRGPDWFADSFHDGPGAEALLTMHGVGHGLGGIASLDAKETEAEVPDVLEATKRMTLAWLRDTLGLEKAAWRMASDALDGPASALARVTSA
- a CDS encoding SDR family NAD(P)-dependent oxidoreductase, with translation MSKIALVTGANRGLGRNTALAIAERGGDVIVTYRSNAQQAEEVVTLIREMGRRAVALPLDVADTSSFPAFAESLRTELRNVWGRDSFDHLVNNAGHGEFALIEETSEAQFDGLFAVHVKGVFFLAQALLPFLADGGRIVNFSSGLTRVSFPGFAAYSAAKAAVEMLTVYMAREFGARGIAVNTVAPGAIETDFGGGLVRDNAEVNAQFAGMTALGRVGLPDDIGPMIASLLRDDNRWVTAQRIEVSGGQTI